The genome window ttttacttgcatttaagagcagttgggggCAACGGAAGGAGTGGCATTGAAGTGcgtaacagtgtccaaagaatggccagaagtatacagaatggtgtcatcttatcgatggcggttatgatgacGTTTAGGACCTTAAGCACGGCTGAGGTGAATCCATGACCAGcttcggaaaccagattgcatagcggagaaggtatggtggcaTTCGAAATGGTcatggctttcaaagaccttagaaaggcagggtaggatagatataggtctgtagcagtttgggtctccAGTGTCCCCCTTCGAAGAgtgggatgaccgcggcagctttctaaatctttggggatctcaacAAAATGAGGAGCCGTGCTATTGTAACAGTCCGGGGGGCATCAGCTGTGTTGCCGAGTGATAATAGGGTTTAAAGAgtagcaataggtgagtcagggtgcGGTACGGTTTTCACTTCTCCGCTATGTAATCTgtttttatctttctctctcactgggGACACAACATTCAGAAAAGGCTAGCAGGCCGCTGCTAGTCGACGGTTCTGTGGTGGCGTCGTAACAgaatagcctgttgagaccacatcgGGCGATCATGTAGGCAGTCCAGTTGTCATGGGTTTGCAGGGCTCCGTGCCGACAGTAAAGGGTCCAAGCCAATTGGCGAAGGAGGTATTTGTAGCCCTATAATTAGTTGGTATATGGGCCTAGCCCGAGGCTAGGTCAAGGCTAGCTGGTGCTTGCTcgtttgcagctagctagctgcgatgatccagtgtaatgatccagagcggcaggaatccggtgctgtggtagagagaagcagtccgatatgctctgggttgatatcgcgctgtgcaagACTGGTAGGTGAATGTCCGAGCTAAGGCTGACTGATTCCAGGGGGGGAAAGGCGAGGACCGCTAGCCGTGActaacaaagactagtagctaATTCGCGGGCTAGAGGACCGCTAGCtgtggctaacaaagactagtagctaATTCGCGGGCTAGAGGACCGCTAGCCatggctaacaaagactagtagctagttagcgggCTAGCTCTTGATGGACGTTCCAGTTATAAGTAATAAAATGGCAAAAAAAATAtctgtaccacattgggtgagttgcaggaaagtatatttagttcGTAGATCGAAGTGAGATTAAATGTAATGAAAAAAGACCGGCTATTGACACCGATATACATGTCCTACTGCGCCGCCATCTTGTGACCGAAAGGTTGTAatatcgaatcccagagctgacaaggtacaaatctgtccttctacccctgaacgaggcagttaacccactgttcctaggccatcattataactgatttgcctagttcaataaaggttaaataacatgTGCTGCTCGGGTTCACTGGGGGTGTTTTCACACATTTTTCACGGAACAGCCAATCAGACTGTTACATTTTATGTATTTGGTCTGGTTGGTTTCATGGCAACTGTGCAGACATTAAACAACTCAGTGAAAACAGGTAGGCTGTGGAATGTGCTTTTCACAATGCGTAGGCAGCAGAGTGAAGTAGCTCGCTAATTAACTATTGGCCCTCTCAAACTCTGTGgtacatctttctctctcactctctcggtgtctgtctccCAGGGATGCTGATGATGCGGTGCATGGTCGTGATGGTTACGACTATGATGGTTACCGTCTCCGGGTGGAGTTCCCCCGTAGTGGgcgtgggggagggagagggggtggtggcGGTGGCAGGGGTGGCGGCGGCGATGGAGGAGGAGCCCCAAGAGGACGATACGGACCTCCCTCACGGCGCTCAGAGTACAGAGTCATCGTCTCAGGTCTGTCTTTACCCCTCcgctccctctccaggtctcctcctgtctttacactgttgctcctcctcctccctctccaggtctcctcctgtctttacactgttgctcctcctcctccctctccaggtctcctcctgtctttacactgttgctcctcctcctccttctccaggTCTCCTCCTGTCTTTACACTGTTGCcactctaccacctcctcctccctctccaggtctcccctCTAGTGGTAGCTGGCAGGACCTAAAGGATCACATGCGCGAGGCAGGTGATGTATGTTACGCTGACGTGTTCCGGGACGGTACCGGCGTGGTGGAGTTCGTACGCAAGGAGGACATGACCTACGCTGTCCGCAAGCTGGACAACACTAAGTTCCGCTCCCACGAggtaggtcagaggtcagagggtgGTCTGGACTCCAGGGTGGAACACTGTTGGTTGGAGTCCACACCCTATACTCTATGTGTCTCTCATCAggcagccttctctctctcctgtgtgtttagGGAGAGACTGCGTATGTGCGTGTGAAGG of Oncorhynchus masou masou isolate Uvic2021 unplaced genomic scaffold, UVic_Omas_1.1 unplaced_scaffold_808, whole genome shotgun sequence contains these proteins:
- the LOC135537528 gene encoding serine/arginine-rich splicing factor 1B-like, which translates into the protein MSGDNMSGGGSVVRGPAGNNDCRIYVGNLPPDIRTKDVEDVFYKYGAIRDIDLKNRRGGPPFAFVEFEDPRDADDAVHGRDGYDYDGYRLRVEFPRSGRGGGRGGGGGGRGGGGDGGGAPRGRYGPPSRRSEYRVIVSGLPSSGSWQDLKDHMREAGDVCYADVFRDGTGVVEFVRKEDMTYAVRKLDNTKFRSHEGETAYVRVKVDGPRSPSYGRSRSRSRSNGRSNGRSNSRSRSFSPPRRSRPSPRYSPRHSRSRSRS